One part of the Vitis riparia cultivar Riparia Gloire de Montpellier isolate 1030 chromosome 15, EGFV_Vit.rip_1.0, whole genome shotgun sequence genome encodes these proteins:
- the LOC117932366 gene encoding uncharacterized protein LOC117932366, which produces MAVPPETARMLDALEAFLDAPPLRCDFRCIRCHNHVASDYNLVQDLYPFSMAKLLFDPDVPGVMPGAYSPPVRGLYVGEHPEGSHVDAVSVYCSSCGSWLGRRIIRLYVDHHPVIRQGQFVLVCGGAGIEPVFPVQNFL; this is translated from the exons ATGGCGGTTCCACCAGAAACTGCACGTATGCTTGATGCTCTTGAAGCCTTTCTGGATGCCCCACCACTTCGTTGCGACTTCCGCTGCATCCGTTGCCATAATCACGTTGCTTCTGACTACAATTTGGTTCAG GATCTTTATCCATTTTCCATGGCTAAGCTCCTCTTTGATCCCGACGT TCCTGGTGTGATGCCCGGGGCATATAGTCCTCCTGTTCGTGGTCTATATGTTGGTGAACATCCTGAAGGGAGTCATGTGGATGCGGTTTCTGTCTACTGTAGTTCATGTGGAAGCTGGCTTGGGCGGAGAATA ATTCGGCTGTACGTTGACCATCACCCTGTAATCCGTCAAGGCCAATTTGTACTCGTATGTGGTGGTGCAGGCATAGAACCTGTATTTCCTGTGCAAAATTTTCTGTAG